The following are from one region of the Eubacterium sp. MSJ-33 genome:
- a CDS encoding sensor histidine kinase, with product MLLIETWLEYVAMTYNEADISPILHLFCACLVMDLKTADCTRKTILAYLLVETLGVVIALVGFNCFAIRIDSFYENPSLDMINIAVECVLLALIAYLLRKNRKTVTVTIPTFIFALLVELLVALQIAFVAYVLGDGVRNNVRAENTYVIIVMLGSSFCMALYFLYIHKSEQIRDLQKQQIAIYRREQELTKNYYTRLYEKNEQTRARQHDMHHMLQTVEVMMKEGEYEKTLAFIQKWKKSEGTKNKIIYSQNRIVDAVIDGVLGAELERNEITLNYSGKIPQQIGIDDLDLCLLISNLLENAKEAVQKLDTDRKEIGLKIGRKESLICIDIRNPYTQGGECVKEEGWHGYGLKNVKEIVEKYDGEIEVQDGNNIFTVSIILESAQNE from the coding sequence GTGCTGCTTATAGAGACATGGCTGGAATATGTGGCAATGACTTATAATGAGGCAGATATATCTCCGATTTTGCATTTGTTTTGTGCCTGTCTGGTAATGGATTTGAAAACGGCGGATTGCACACGGAAAACGATACTTGCATATCTGTTAGTTGAAACATTGGGTGTCGTTATAGCATTAGTAGGTTTTAATTGTTTTGCAATAAGGATCGATAGTTTTTATGAGAATCCATCGTTAGATATGATAAATATAGCCGTGGAATGTGTTCTTTTGGCGTTGATAGCCTATTTATTAAGAAAAAACAGAAAAACGGTTACGGTTACAATACCGACATTCATATTTGCACTGCTCGTTGAACTTCTGGTTGCTTTGCAAATAGCATTTGTGGCATATGTATTGGGAGATGGTGTCAGAAATAATGTGCGTGCAGAAAATACATATGTGATTATTGTCATGCTGGGTTCCTCGTTTTGTATGGCGTTATATTTCTTATATATTCATAAGTCTGAACAGATAAGGGATTTGCAGAAGCAGCAGATTGCAATATACAGAAGAGAACAGGAACTTACAAAGAATTATTATACAAGATTGTATGAGAAGAATGAACAGACAAGAGCCAGACAGCATGATATGCATCATATGTTACAGACCGTCGAGGTCATGATGAAAGAGGGAGAATATGAAAAAACGCTGGCGTTTATTCAAAAATGGAAAAAGTCAGAGGGAACAAAAAATAAAATTATCTATTCGCAAAATCGAATTGTCGATGCCGTGATCGATGGCGTATTGGGAGCAGAACTCGAACGAAATGAAATCACATTGAATTACAGTGGGAAAATACCGCAACAGATTGGAATTGATGATTTGGATTTGTGTTTACTGATATCGAATCTTCTGGAGAATGCGAAGGAGGCTGTACAAAAATTAGATACGGATAGGAAAGAAATCGGACTGAAAATCGGAAGAAAAGAAAGTCTGATTTGTATCGATATAAGGAATCCATATACACAGGGCGGGGAATGTGTAAAGGAAGAAGGGTGGCATGGATACGGTCTTAAAAATGTGAAAGAGATCGTAGAAAAATATGATGGGGAAATAGAGGTACAGGATGGAAATAATATATTTACAGTAAGTATCATTTTGGAAAGTGCTCAAAATGAATAA